In a genomic window of Nostoc sp. UHCC 0870:
- a CDS encoding GerMN domain-containing protein, whose product MISRCLLPFLMIAIAASISSCASNLPETSTTPTPTQSMAQLRVKHNNIKSPSDTSKAASGKMVNVTLYISDIQCQEFVPQKVTVPAVESLTNTVGKIIQEQDTADFSLSGYRVTVNNGVATVDLRLSPQSKRNFISLSNCEQFALFGSVRKTLTNNSQWKIKEVRFTEKGEPIVM is encoded by the coding sequence ATGATTTCCAGGTGTCTTTTACCGTTTTTGATGATAGCGATCGCAGCAAGCATCAGTAGCTGTGCTTCCAACCTACCAGAAACTAGCACAACACCAACCCCAACCCAGAGTATGGCTCAACTCAGAGTCAAACACAACAATATCAAGTCCCCCTCTGATACCTCTAAAGCTGCTTCTGGTAAGATGGTAAACGTTACTTTATATATAAGCGATATTCAGTGCCAGGAATTTGTTCCGCAAAAAGTAACCGTACCAGCAGTAGAGTCTTTAACTAATACAGTTGGCAAAATCATACAAGAACAAGACACAGCCGACTTTAGTTTGTCTGGTTATCGTGTCACAGTCAATAATGGCGTTGCAACAGTTGACTTGCGACTCTCACCCCAATCAAAACGTAACTTCATTTCTCTTTCTAACTGTGAACAGTTTGCTTTATTTGGCAGTGTCCGCAAAACCCTTACCAATAATTCCCAGTGGAAAATTAAAGAAGTACGCTTCACTGAAAAAGGCGAACCAATTGTGATGTAG